One Hyphomicrobium sp. CS1GBMeth3 DNA segment encodes these proteins:
- the rplD gene encoding 50S ribosomal protein L4, with protein MKATVTTLEAKKAGEVDLADAIYGLEPRPDILHRMVRWQQLKRMAGTHHAQDRSEVSVTGKKVYKQKGTGGARHGDKSVPQWRGGGKAFGPKPRSHAIDLTKKVRALALRHALSAKAKAGEIVVLDAAQSKDGKTGALKKQFAELGWKSALIIDGASLDDAFARAARNIPHIDVLPIAGINVYDILRREKLVLTKAAVEALDVRFADVKAKAAEAK; from the coding sequence ATGAAAGCCACCGTCACGACGCTCGAGGCGAAAAAGGCCGGTGAGGTTGATCTCGCCGATGCCATCTACGGGCTCGAGCCTAGGCCGGATATTCTGCATCGCATGGTGCGCTGGCAGCAGCTGAAGCGCATGGCCGGCACGCACCACGCGCAGGACCGCTCGGAAGTCTCGGTCACGGGCAAGAAGGTCTACAAGCAGAAGGGCACCGGCGGTGCTCGCCACGGTGACAAGTCGGTCCCGCAGTGGCGCGGCGGCGGCAAGGCGTTCGGCCCCAAGCCGCGCAGCCATGCCATCGACCTGACCAAGAAGGTTCGTGCACTCGCGCTCCGTCACGCACTGTCCGCCAAGGCCAAGGCCGGCGAGATCGTCGTGCTCGACGCGGCACAGTCGAAGGACGGCAAGACGGGCGCGCTGAAGAAGCAGTTCGCCGAGCTCGGCTGGAAGAGCGCGCTGATCATCGACGGTGCGTCGCTGGATGACGCGTTCGCCCGCGCGGCGCGCAACATCCCGCACATCGACGTTCTGCCGATTGCCGGCATCAACGTCTACGACATCCTGCGCCGCGAGAAGCTCGTGCTGACCAAGGCCGCAGTCGAGGCGCTGGACGTGCGTTTCGCTGACGTGAAGGCCAAAGCCGCGGAGGCGAAGTGA
- the rplC gene encoding 50S ribosomal protein L3 translates to MRSGVIAQKVGMTRIFTEAGEHVPVTVLKLEKLQVLSQRTADKNGYTVIQVGAGTRKPSRLTKSERGTFSVATVEPKRKLAEFRVSPENLIEVGAEITADHFVPGQFVDVTGTTQGKGFQGAMKRWNFGGLRATHGVSVVHRSHGSTGQRQDPGKVFKGKKMAGHLGDERVTTQNLVVVKTDVERGLLMIRGAVPGSKGGWVIVRDAVKKKAHADAPSPGAFKPANKEKA, encoded by the coding sequence ATGCGTTCCGGAGTGATTGCACAGAAAGTCGGCATGACCCGCATCTTCACGGAAGCGGGTGAGCACGTGCCTGTGACGGTCCTGAAGCTCGAGAAGCTGCAGGTCCTTTCGCAGCGCACCGCCGACAAGAACGGCTACACGGTGATCCAGGTCGGCGCCGGCACGCGTAAGCCTTCGCGGCTGACGAAGTCGGAGCGCGGGACGTTCTCCGTTGCCACCGTCGAGCCGAAGCGCAAGCTCGCTGAGTTCCGGGTCAGCCCCGAGAACCTGATCGAGGTTGGCGCCGAGATCACCGCCGACCATTTCGTCCCCGGCCAGTTCGTGGACGTCACCGGCACCACCCAGGGCAAGGGCTTCCAGGGCGCCATGAAGCGCTGGAACTTCGGCGGTCTGCGCGCAACGCACGGCGTCTCGGTCGTGCACCGCTCGCACGGCTCCACCGGCCAGCGTCAGGACCCCGGCAAGGTGTTCAAGGGCAAGAAGATGGCGGGCCATCTCGGTGATGAGCGCGTCACCACGCAGAACCTCGTCGTCGTTAAGACCGACGTCGAGCGCGGCCTGCTGATGATCCGTGGCGCGGTTCCTGGCTCCAAGGGTGGCTGGGTCATCGTGCGCGATGCCGTCAAAAAGAAGGCCCACGCTGATGCGCCGTCGCCCGGCGCCTTCAAGCCGGCGAATAAGGAGAAGGCGTGA
- the rpsJ gene encoding 30S ribosomal protein S10: MNGQNIRIRLKAFDHRILDASTREIVNTAKRTGAEVRGPIPLPTRIERFTVNRSPHVDKKSREQFEMRTHKRMLDIVDPTPQTVDALMKLDLAAGVDVEIKL, encoded by the coding sequence ATGAACGGCCAGAATATCCGTATCCGGCTCAAGGCGTTCGACCATCGTATTCTCGATGCGTCGACGCGTGAGATCGTGAACACGGCGAAGCGCACCGGCGCGGAGGTTCGGGGTCCGATCCCTCTGCCGACCCGTATCGAGCGCTTTACCGTCAATCGCTCTCCGCACGTCGACAAGAAGAGCCGCGAGCAGTTCGAGATGCGCACTCACAAGCGCATGCTCGACATCGTGGATCCGACGCCGCAGACGGTCGACGCGCTGATGAAGCTCGACTTGGCCGCGGGCGTGGACGTGGAAATCAAGCTCTAG
- the tuf gene encoding elongation factor Tu, translating to MAKAKFERNKPHVNVGTIGHVDHGKTTLTAALTKVSFDRGWTTTAISYDNVAKASESQGRRDPTKILTIATSHVEYATPNRHYAHVDCPGHADYVKNMITGAAQMDGAILVVSAVDGPMPQTREHILLARQVGVPYIVVFLNKCDIVDDAELLDLVEMEVRELLSKYQFPGDDTPVIRGAAVKALNGEKGELADEAIIRLYEALDTYIPLPERPKDQPFLMPIEDVFSISGRGTVVTGRIERGVIKVGEEVEIVGLTDTKKSVVTGVEMFRKLLDQGEAGDNVGCLLRGIDKEAVERGQVLAKPGSVKPHRKFKAEAYILTKEEGGRHTPFFTNYRPQFYFRTTDVTGVVTLPEGTEMVMPGDNIAVDVELVSPIAMEEKVRFAIREGGRTVGAGVVTKIVE from the coding sequence ATGGCCAAGGCGAAATTCGAGCGCAACAAGCCGCACGTCAATGTCGGCACCATCGGTCACGTCGACCACGGCAAGACCACGCTCACCGCAGCACTGACGAAGGTTTCGTTCGATCGCGGCTGGACCACGACGGCGATCAGCTACGACAACGTTGCCAAGGCGTCTGAGAGCCAGGGCCGTCGCGACCCGACGAAGATTCTCACCATCGCCACCTCGCACGTCGAATATGCGACGCCGAACCGCCATTACGCACACGTCGACTGTCCCGGCCACGCCGACTACGTGAAGAACATGATCACCGGCGCTGCCCAGATGGATGGCGCGATCCTGGTCGTGTCGGCCGTTGACGGCCCGATGCCGCAGACCCGCGAGCACATCCTGCTCGCCCGCCAGGTCGGCGTGCCCTACATCGTCGTCTTCCTCAACAAGTGCGACATCGTCGATGACGCCGAGCTGCTCGACCTCGTCGAGATGGAAGTGCGCGAGCTGCTCTCCAAGTACCAGTTCCCGGGCGACGACACGCCGGTCATTCGCGGCGCCGCCGTGAAGGCACTCAATGGTGAGAAGGGCGAACTCGCCGACGAGGCGATCATCCGCCTCTACGAGGCCCTCGACACCTACATTCCGCTCCCTGAGCGTCCGAAGGATCAGCCCTTCCTGATGCCGATCGAAGACGTGTTCTCGATCTCCGGCCGCGGCACCGTCGTCACCGGCCGTATCGAGCGCGGCGTCATCAAGGTCGGCGAGGAAGTCGAGATCGTCGGCCTCACGGACACCAAGAAGTCGGTTGTCACCGGCGTCGAGATGTTCCGCAAGCTGCTCGATCAGGGCGAGGCCGGCGACAACGTCGGCTGCCTCCTGCGCGGTATCGACAAGGAAGCTGTCGAGCGCGGTCAGGTTCTGGCCAAGCCCGGCTCCGTGAAGCCGCACAGGAAGTTCAAGGCCGAGGCGTACATCCTCACCAAGGAAGAGGGTGGCCGTCACACGCCGTTCTTCACCAACTACCGTCCCCAGTTCTACTTCCGCACGACCGACGTCACCGGCGTCGTGACGCTGCCGGAAGGCACGGAGATGGTGATGCCGGGCGACAACATCGCCGTGGACGTCGAGCTCGTCTCGCCGATTGCCATGGAAGAGAAGGTGCGCTTCGCAATCCGCGAAGGCGGCCGCACCGTTGGCGCCGGCGTCGTCACGAAGATCGTTGAGTAG